Sequence from the Exiguobacterium aurantiacum genome:
TTCGAAGTTCCGCTCCCGACAGACTGCCGTTACGTGAGCCCCGTAATATTTCGCGATTTGAACGGCCATCGAACCGACTGCTCCGGAGGCTCCGTAAATCAAGATGGTCTTCGCTTGTTCGATGTTTACTTTGCGCAAAAAATGAAGGGCTGTCGTCCCACCAAACGGCAAGCTGGCCGCTTCGATAAAACTAGCGTTTGTCGGCATACGTTCGATACATTTATTCGCTTTGACACACGCATATTCGGCATAGCCGCCGAACCGCATCCCGGTCAGCGCATAGACACGGTCACCGACCTTGAAGTCTTCAACGCGACTACCCGTCTCGACGATCTCCCCTGCCAAAACGACACCAAGAATCGGTTGGCGCGGCGCCTTGAAACCGACGATGACTCGCATCGGGAGCTTACCTAGAGCCGGTACATCAAGAGCCCGTAATCGACGGTCGCCGGAATGGACGGCAGAGGTGTGAACTTTGATCAACAACTCATCCGATTTTGGCACAGGCTTGTCGACCTCTCGGAGCTGTAACACGTCAGGTGGCCCATATCCGGTACAAATCACTGCTTTCATCGTAACCCTCCTCTTAAGACGTGCAGTAGTTACTAATGAATTCACCGTCTCAATAAAATAAAACCAGATGGAAAAGTCATCTGGTTCCTGGAATGAGTTTTTCATCAAACAAGCTGAGGAATAAGAATGACCGCCAACAGAAAAACGGAAGTGATTTTTACTTTGTTACGATTCAATGCGAAAGGAAGCAGAAATAACCCAAGAAAAGTAATGGCAAGGGCGATAAGTCCATGGATGAAGTACCCTTCAGTGGATGCGATTGGGATGCTGATCACATGAATGGTTGGATTTAAGAAAAAGCCCATCGTTTCAAAAACAAGATTTCCGATTAGGCCAAGGCTCAGTAAGCATACGGATAATATGAAAATTAATGATTGCTTCTTCACGATAATCCTCCTTTTGAACGTTCATCAATCAACATGACAAGGTAGACTCGTTTGTCTTCTTTATTATAAACAATCACATATTATTTATGGAAAAAATTTCAACCAGTTCGGTTACAATGAGATTGATTCTAATCAATTTATTGAAAGAACTTTCATACGAAGGAGGCTCACTATGAAGACGTGCTACTATCTTGGATGGTTCAAGGATTTTTTCCCAACTCATTTGGCAGATGCCTTGTCACGAGACGTGACAAATCGGCAGTCCCTCGTAATGATCAGCTCGGACCCTGCCTCAAATGCGGAAAATGGTGTTATCGAGCTATCGTGGTTACAGGAAGCCGGCATCTTGTTCAACGACTATCACGTAATCAATTATGAAACGGACCGAACTAATGCAAAACATCTTCTTAAAGTAGCTTCGATGATCTTCTTGTTAGGTGGGGACACCGTCAAGCAAAATCAGTTCATACATGAATATGACCTAATCCAATCGATTCAACAAAGCGACGCCATCGTCATAGGCGCTAGTGCAGGCGCAATCAATATGTCTTTGTCTTGGTTATGCTCGCCATACATGGGTTATGAGGTTTCAACCCCAACGGTTTTCCAGGGCGTGGCCCTCAACGATTTTTCGGTGCTCTCCCACTTCGATCTCGAACATCACATGCACATCGTCAAGCAAGAGCTCGCCCTCTTATCCGAAGAATTACCCATCTATTTGTCGAACAAAGATTGTGCACTTCGTGTTCAAGGTGATCAAGTCGATATCTTCGGAGACGTTTATTTGTATGCGAATCGAAACATAACGAAGCTATCTGAGACCACATCTTTCCATACAGATTAGTCCCTCCCATTACGAAATGGTTTCATGTTAAATCCGAGATAATTATCGCTTGCAAATTCTGTATATAGAAATCGAAACGTTATGTCGTCAATATATTGTGTTATAATGAGTGCGTCTTTTTGTAAATTTTTGAACGAGAAAGGGGACTTCCCACATGAAACAATACCATGATTTATGCACCCATATCCTCGAGCACGGGGTCGTCAAAGAAGACCGCACCGGGACCGGGACGACGAGTGTGTTCGGCTACCAGATGCGTTTCAACCTTCAGGACGGGTTCCCCCTGATCACGACGAAGAAATTACATACGCGTTCCATCATCCATGAACTGCTCTGGTTCATCACCGGCAACACGAACGTCAAATACCTTCAAGACAACGGGGTCCGCATTTGGAACGAGTGGGCCGACGAGGACGGTAATCTCGGTCCTGTCTACGGGGCGCAGTGGCGCTCGTTTCCGAAACCAGACGGCACGACTGTCGACCAGCTCGCGCAAGTAATCGAGCAAATCAAAACGAACCCTGACTCGCGCCGACTCATCGTCTCGGCCTGGAATCCAGGGCAACTTGAAGACATGGCGTTGCCGCCGTGCCATCTCATGTTCCAGTTTTACGTCGCGGACGGCAAATTGTCGTGCCAGCTCTATCAACGAAGCGCTGACACGTTCCTCGGTGTCCCGTTCAATATCGCGTCTTACGCCTTGCTCACTCATATGGTCGCCCATGTGACCGGGCTTGAAGTCGGAGACTTCGTCCATACGCTCGGCGACGCCCACATTTATCATAATCACCTCGAACAAGTGAAGCTGCAATTGACGCGTGAGACACGACCGCTCCCGACATTGAACATTTTGCGTGACGTATCATCCATCGAGGACTTCCGGTTTGAAGACTTCGAGATCGTCGGCTATGACCCTCATCCACACATTAAAGGAGAAGTGAGCGTATGATCATCCACGTCGTCGCAATCGGGAGCAATCGGGAAATCGGGAAAGATAACGCCTTGTTGTGGCGCCTGCCCGATGACTTGAAACAGTTCAAAGCTGTCACGACGGGTCAGACGGTCGTCATGGGACGAAAGACGTTCGAATCGATTGGTCGACCACTTCCGAACCGTCGTAATATCGTCGTCACGTCGGACCGCACCTTCTCGGCTGAAGGCGTCGACGTCTGGCACGACCTCGGATCGCTTAACACCGAGACGACAGACCTTTATATCATCGGTGGCGCGACGCTCTATGAGCAGACGCTCTCGATGACGGACCGGTTTTATGTCACTGAAGTCGACGGTACGTTCGAGGCGGACACGTATTATCCAGCCCTGCCGGACGGGCTCACCGTGACGGACGAACAGTTCCACCCGGCCGACGAACGGCATGCCTATAGCTTCACTTTCCGTCAATATGACAAAAGGGACATCGACTGAGTCGACGTCCCTTTTTTTAGTCTGGTAATTTCTCGAGCCATTGCTCAATCTTTTCAGTGATGGCGTCATGATGGTCCCGTTCGGCCAAGTCGTCGTACAGCGTCCCAAGTTCGAGCGCGGTTCGTTTTGACACAGCCAAAATATGGCTGTACTTGCCGCGTTGCTCTTTGACGGCCGAGAGCGTCCCTTTCGTCTCACTCGTCCCCGAGTCATCAAGGATGAACATTTCCATATGATCGTTACAAGCATAATGATCATACGGACGATAGATGACTTCGTAACGTCGGTGTTGCTTCGGTAAGCGCTCGGCGAGCAAAGCGTACTTCTCAGGACTCATTGTCACGTAAGCGAGCCTTTTCTCCTCGCGGACAGCTGACGAGTAGCGGATGATTCGATTGCGTCCATCGCGCTTCGCCTTGTAGAGCGCCTCATCGGCATAGGCACACCATTCGCCGAGCGTCATCCCGGTCTGACAGACACGAGTATAACCGATCGATACGGTAACGTGATGTTCATATGTAAATGTCATCTCCTCGATGCGACTGCGGACCCGTTCAAGCACCGCATCGACAACGTGACGCTCTGACACGTTGAGGATAATGAGAAATTCTTCCCCGCCGTAACGAATCAACTCATCACTCGAGCGAATCGCTAAGCGAATCTCCTCGGCGACGCGATGTAACACGTCATCCCCGTAGGCATGACCGAACGTATCATTCAGCTGCTTGAAATGGTCGATGTCGAGCAGGGCGAGCGTGAAGCTCTCACCGGAACGCTCAAGTCGGGACATGAAGCGGCTGAATGTCGCTTTCAAATATTTACGGTTAAAGGCGCCCGTCAATTCGTCGACGAGCAGCGCGTTCGAGACGAGCCGGGCCTTCTCGATGTGATGTCCGAGGCGAACGAGCCGCTCTTCCATCGGTATCCACTCTTCCCAATAGTCATCGAAGCCGTAAGAATAAGCGGCCAAGCGATAATGTTCATTCGTTCCGATCACGATGAGCGGTACGTACAGTTTCTTCATCTTACTGACGAATGATTGAATCGCCCGCTCCGGGAAGCGGGCCCACAGTTCGACATCCATGATGATAGCTTTCGGGACATCTTCATAATCATATTCGACGGCCTCTTCTAACGTCTGTAAGAAGACTGGACGTGCCCCGAGTTTTTCGACACGCGGTTTATAGCGGCTGAACGTTGAGAAACTGTTTGATAAAATGAGGACGAGATCTTCGTCTTCTTGTTCGATGCCTAGGACGGTGTGGATATAACGTTTCACTGGGGCGATCAAAGCCATGGCCTCGGCTTGCGTCAAGACCGGTGGCAATTCACGCACGTCAGACTCGACACGACTGAAAATCTCAAGCAAGTGCATCAAGCGACGATGCTTCACTTCTTGCTTCATCCAATCTAATAAAAACTCGATCTCTGTTGTTTGAATCTGTCTCGCGCTCGTGATTTGCGCCAAGATAGTATGTATACGATCTGTGAGTTGCTGTTGCTTCATTCCCGACCCCCCCAGTTTCGTTCTCCCCGATCTATGCTTATGTCTATGATTATGCGACTTCATCCCCGAAAATACAACTATTTCCTCATTTTCCGCCTATTGTTTGACAGTAAGATAGTCCTTATGACTCATTACCTCATGAAAAAGAGCGGTCAAAGACCGCTCTTTCCTTATTTTCCAACTTTTAGGTTAGGAGATGTCATCTCTTCTGGTCGAATCCACTCGTCGAACTGCTCTTCCGTCAAGAGTCCGGTCTCGAGCGCCGCTTCTTTCAACGACGTCCCGTTTTTATGGGCGAGCTTCGCGATTTTGGCCGCATTCTCATAACCGATGTGCGGGTTGAGCGCTGTCACGAGCATGAGCGAACGCTCGACGTTGTGCGCGATCACGTCCAAGTCTGGTTCGATCCCGATGGCGCAATGCACGTCGAACGAATGCAGACTGTCCGTCAACAGGCGGCACGTCTGGAGGAAGTTATACATGATGACCGGTTTGAACACGTTCAACTCGAAGTTTCCTTGGCTCGCCCCGAATCCGATCGTCGCATCATTACCGAGCACTTGGGCCGCGACCATCGTCAACGCCTCACTCTGCGTCGGATTGACTTTCCCAGGCATGATCGAGCTACCAGGCTCGTTCTCTGGAATCAAAATCTCGCCGATGCCGGCACGCGGACCTGACGCGAGCCAACGGACGTCGTTGGCGATTTTCATCGCATCCATGGCGAGTGCTTTCAAGGCACCATGGGTGAACACGAGCTGATCGTGGCTCGTGAGCGCATGGAACTTGTTGACGGCCGTTATGAAACGTTTGCCGGTCTCTTGCGAGATTTTCTCGGCCACGACTTCGCCGAACTGGGGATGAGCGTTGATGCCCGTCCCGACCGCCGTCCCGCCAAGGGCGAGCTCTGTCAACGGTTCGAGCGTGCGCTCGATCATCTGTTTCGAGAGCTCGAGCATGCGGACCCAGCCGCTGATTTCTTGACCGAGCGTGACCGGCGTCGCGTCTTGCAAGTGCGTCCGACCAATCTTGACGATGTCCATGAATGACTCGGCTTTTTTCGCGAGCGTCGCGTGGAGCGCCTCGATTGACGGCAACACATGGTCCTCGACCGCAAGGATGGCTGCGATATGCATCGCCGTCGGATACGTGTCGTTCGAGCTTTGGGACTTATTGACGTCGTCATTCGGGTGAATCGTCAGCGTTTGACCACGCTCTTTTAACTTATCATTCGCCAAGTGGGCGATGACTTCGTTCACGTTCATGTTCGACTGTGTCCCTGAACCCGTCTGCCAGACGACGAGCGGAAACTCGGCGTCATGTTTTCCGGCGACAATCTCATCGGCGACTTCGGCGATGACGTCGGCTTTCGCTTGCTCCAATACACCGAGCTCGGCGTTAGCGAGTGCGGCACCTTTTTTCAAAATCGCAAAAGCATGTACGACCTCGAGCGGCATCTTTTCCGTCCCGATTTTAAAGTTCTCTAGACTGCGCTGTGTTTGGGCTCCCCATTTGGCTGAAGCTGGAACGTTGATTTCCCCCATCGTGTCCCGTTCGATCCGATATTCCATGAAAATTCCCCCTCTTTTTTTGACTACGCTTTCATTTTAGCGAAACTTTTGCAAAAAAGAAATCATTCCCCTGCAATTGACAAAAAGTCGGGCCAAAGCCCGACTCTCATCCTGTTATCAATGCATGTTTCGCCACGTCATGGGCCCGATTCTCTACCCGCGGAATCCATTTGATGAACTTGTTCGGCAATTCGTCATAAAGCGTCAGCGCCTGGACGAACAAAGGACGCACCGATTGGTCTTTTAAGAACCGCTGCTCGAGCGCTCGTACGACCGTCTCGGCGTCTGAATAGAACATAAACGTCGATTCGCCCGTCAGCTCGTGCGCTTGTTCGAGGGCGAACGCGAGCGCGGCGAGTTCGGCTTGAACGCTCGTCAGCCCAACGCGTTTGGCGATGTACGTGGACACCGTGCCGTCGGTCGCCTTGACCCAGACACCAAGACCGTTCTCACCTAGCTCTTGGTTCGTCGCCGCATCAAAATAAATGTGTACCAAAGCGATACGCCTCCCAATCGGTCTCAATCGGTGCATGGATATCGATGAGCGAGAGACGTTTCGACAGGAGCGCCACTTCTTCTTGCCCGTCGAGCTTCTTCGCAAATTTCCGATGCGCCTCTTGAAGCGCTTCTTGCCTCAAAATGTCATATAACGCTTCGACCGTGTCGTATGACTGAACAAGAATCGTCGCCGTCTTTGGTCCGATGCCGCGGACGCCTGGAATATTGTCCGAGGCATCACCTTGGAGCGCCTTCACATCGACGAACTGGCCGGGTCGTATTCCATAAGTCGTCTCGAACACGTCCTGGTTCATCATCATTTCTTCCCCTTTTTTCGGGACGATTTGAAACACGTTCGGGGAAAGTAGCTGATGCAAATCGCGGTCAGACGAATACATATATGATTCGCCCGGGAAGGCGGTCGCGACGGCCCCGATCAAATCATCGGCCTCGTAACCGGCGAGTTCGGACTGAAAAATCCCGCGCTCGCTCAACGCTGCCCGCAACTTGACGTAATCGTGGAACAACGGTTCCGGTAAGCCGGTGCGAGTCGCTTTATAGTCCGGAAACAAAGCGTAACGATGCGTCGTCTCGCGTGGTCCGTCCCAAAAGAAAGCGATATGCGTAAAATCGTTCGTCCACCCATCAACTTTACGGAGCAGACCTTTCACCGTCACATCGGGATCGAGCGCCCGCCGACGCTCTGTGGCAAAATAATAGCGCGACAGGAGGTTAAACCCGTCGACTAACATCAATTTCATCATGTATTCACCTCACAAGCTTGTAATCCGCGCGCGAGCGCGTCTCGGTCGAGATTCTTCCCAATCCAGACGAAGACGGAGCGCGAGTCGTCGCTCGGTTCGTTGGCGAACGTCGCCCCCATCAGTTGATTCGTCGCTTGGACGACGAATTTCGACGCTTCTCCGTCCAATCGGACGATCGCCTTCAAACGATAGACATCATCTTCATAGTGCATGAGCACCTCGCGCACGTATTGAGTGACGCGTTCCCGTTTGAGCGGCACGTCCGTTGTGAGCGTGACGGCCCGCAGTGAAGAGACGGACGTATGACCGGCCGTCAGTTGCCCGAGGAGTTGCTCGTCGACGCGTGAAAGCTGGAACGTATTTTCCGTCAAATCATAGTCCCCGACTGTCTGGACCGTCTCGATGACCCGAACGGTCGGATTTAGCGCTTTAATCCGCTCATGCGCTTGTTCGAGCGTGACGTCATCGACGAGGTCGACTTTGTTCATCAGAATCACATCCGCATAGGCGATTTGATGGATTCCTTCTATAAACAACTCACGGTCCATTTGACTGGCATCGACGACCGTCAAAATCGCCGTCAGCTTGAACCGTGTCCGTAAATAATCATCGTAATAAATCGTCTGAATGATCGGTGCCGGATCGGCGACACCAGTCGTCTCGATGACGATTCGGTCGAACGTGTCCTTCGATGCAAGCTGATAGAACGTCTTGCTCAAATCGCTTTGAATCGAGCAACAGATGCAACCGTTCGACAACTCGATCTGCTCTTGGTCCATCTTGACGATCAACTGTTCGTCGATATTGACCGATCCGAGCTCGTTGACGATGACGAGCAGCCGCTCGTCTGTCGCTTCTAGCAAGCGATTCATATAGGTCGTTTTTCCGGCGCCTAAAAAACCGGTCACCAATTGCACGGGAATCATGTACTGCACCTCACCTTATAAATTTTCGTGGACCCGCGCCCATTTCTCATAGCGCGCATCCAGCAAGTCAATCAAATGAAGCATCCACGCTTCTGTCGTGACCGGTAACACGCTCGAGCCCCACTCGCGCTTGCCGTGGTGGGATAAAATCATATGCCAAATCCGGTGATGGGCGTCGAGCGGCAACGTGACGCTTGCTGCTTGTTGACTCTTCTCGAACAACAGTCCGCCGTACGGCATATGTCCAATCAAGCTCCCCATCGGATTGATCGAGATTCCGGTCGTCTCACTCATGCCATTGACCGAGAACAGTTGCTCGAACCGTTTCGGAGACGACAGCAAATGGCTGTATTCGAACAGCTTGCCGATATCATGGAATAAAATCCCGAGCGCGAGCTCGTCCCAACGAAGCGGCTCTTTTAACTCAGCGATGGCCTCACAGGCCGCATAGAGCGACTCGAACGTGCCTCGGAACGCCTGTTCAACTTTTACACCGTTCATCGTATTCCATACATCTACTTTATGCAACTGCTCGGCCTCTTTGATGACCCGGAACGCCATCGCCAAATGGTCATCTTGTTCTTGGATGCGATAGCCGAGTCGAAGCATGCAGACCGTGTGCTTTAATAAGCCACCGACATAGTTGTGATGATGGTACAGCGCGGCCGGTGCAAGGACGAAATCGTCCCAATAGCGGTCGAGGAGTGACATCGCGATCGCTTGATAGTCAGGCGAGAGCGTCGACAGAATCGCGAACAGTTCGTCGGCGTATTGCTCCATCGTCTCGTCCCCCGGGAGACCTGGCAAAAGCGACACCGCTTCGTCCCGGGCAATCGGTTTGGCCCGGTCGATGGTAATCGACTTGGCGCCGTCCGGTTTCGGATAGACATCGATTTTCCCTTCGAGCTCGATGACACCTGACTCGTAAATCGGCAATAACTGGTCTTCGTTGCCATGCAACCACTGCTTCGCACGGATGAGTCCGCTTGATGTCGTCAAATTCAGTTGCAACCACTTCGCGCCGGACTTACCCTCGCGTACTTCGACCGTACTGACGAGCGCTTTCGTCTGGACCGGCGTCCCGTCTGTAAGATCGGATAACCGTGTCGACGCTTTTTCGACGGCCGGAAGTTGAAACCGGGTCCGGTCGAAGCCGCTCTCCGCTATCGGATCAATCTGTTGGTAATAGTTCATGTACAATGCCCTCCTTCTTCTCTTTGCCCATTGTATCGTGTTTTACGCTTCGAGGCGAACATACTTTCGTTATAGGTCATGAAGTTTCCTAAATCATATTGAAAGCGCTTTCTATAATTGTTACGATAAAGGTAGCTAGATAAAGGGGGAACTCACATGATTTCATTGGTAGATACGTACGAACGGTTGATCGCAACAGGGGAAGCGACACGTTACGCCACTACGCACTCGACAATCGGCAGTATTTTACAGGCATCGACTTGTCCGGTCTCGCATCACGAACTCGTCACGGCGGTCTCGGGGCATGCCGGAAACCCATATACGCCAGACCAACTCGTCGACTCGGTCATCGAGCACGAGATGAAAGGAGCGATGGCCGTTCTGGTCGTCGCCGGTTATCCGATTCAAACACCGCTCGCTAAGGCCGTCGTTTTATCGGCATTCGCCCGAACGAACCGGATGAATATCGATAAACTGAAAGAACTCGGTCATGCCGACCTGCTCGTACGCATCCAGTCGGCCGAACGGTCATGGAAACGGACATATACCCACTTGTATCGGTCGGCACCGACAAAGCTCTGTGACCAGCTCGACTCGCTGCTCGGCGGTTGCGCCATCCATCGTGTGATCGAAGCACTCGATCTCGATCCGAACGTCAAAACGGCATAAAAAAAGAGCGGTCCCCGGGCCGCTCTTTCTTATGACTTCAATTATCCTTCTGTCACTTCGACCGCTTCTGGTTCGAACAACGTGACGTTCCGCGCTGGTGAGAACGTTGAAATCGCATGTTTATAAATCAACTGTTGGCGCCCTTCTGATTCGACGATGACCGTGAAGTTGTCAAACGATTTGATGACTCCCCGAATTTGAAATCCGCTGACTAAAAAGACGGTCGTCGGCACCATTTCTTTGCGTAATTGATTTAAAAAATGGTCTTGGATGTTATAGCTAGCTTTCATGTTGCATTCCCCCTAGTCTATGTCTCTTTCAAATAATCGGAATTTTCGAAAAAACTCCTCAACTTCATCATAAATATTTTGATACGATAGTTCAAATGATTTTCGTCCCATATCGACCCAAATCCCATCAAATTGATGACGGAACCAGGTTAATTGACGTTTTGCGAACTTGCGCGTGTGCTGTTTGAGCATCTCGGTCATCTGTTCCCGTGTCATCAATCCTTCGATATATGGAACGACTTCCTTGTAGCCGATGGCGCGCATCGCTTGCGTGTCTCGGTAACCGGCCGCGAGCAAGCGCTCGACTTCCTCGATGAGACCTGCTTCGAGCATCAAGTTGACACGAAGGTTGATGCGCTCATAGAGCACGTCCCGGTCGGCATGCAACACGAACAATTTGTAGGCGTAATGCTGGGATGGAAGGCTATCCATCGCCTGAGCGTCCCCTTGCAGTGCGACTTCGAGGGCTCGGATGACACGGCGGACGTTATTCGGATGAATGCTCTCGGCCCGTTTTGGGTCGAGCGACCGCAGGCGGGCATGCAGCGCCTCGGGGCCATTCGCCTCCGCCTCTAACTCGAGCGACTCGCGCAAAGCGTTGTCGACCGGTCGCTCCGTGAACTCATAGTCATATAAAATCGATCGGATATACAGGCCGGTCCCGCCGACTAAAATCGGCAATTTCCCGCGCGCGTAGATATCATCGATCGCCGCCCGGGCCAACGTTTGAAATTTGGCGACGCTCATCGCCTCGTCCGGGTCACAAATATCAATCAAATGATGCGGGATTCCTTCCGCTTCCTCGACCGTCACTTTCGCCGAACCGATATCCATCCCTCGGTACACTTGGACCGAATCGCCCGATACGATTTCGCCGTTGAACGCTTTGGCGAGCTCAATCCCTGTCTTCGTCTTCCCGACAGCGGTCGGTCCGACGAGGACGATGACTGGTGTTTGTTCCATCCTTGTCACTCCTCAAACGAAAGACCGTTCCAAAAAGGAAACGGTCCGTTAAATTCTTCTCTTAATTGTATCATCAAACACGACCGCAAACAGCATCCATCCGCATAATAATAATCCCATCAGTAAAATTAAGCCATCACTCATCCGTGGTCGCCTCCTTTACGTACCTCATTCCCACTTTTCACATTTTAGACACAATTGAATGCGTAAAAAAACGACGCTCACGATGAGCATCGTTCATTGTGTCACTTCGAGAAATCGGCGCTGGCGCCACATCGTCAATCCGAAATAAAGAATCGACGTACCACTAGCGGCCCACCACATGACATTATAGAGCGGTGTCATCAAGTTGGCGAGACCGAACAGTGCTGGAATGATCAACGTCAACCAAGCAAGGACGAATGCGACCCGGGCCGTCAACCCGTCAATTTGGCGACCGAGGCCCATGCCCATAAAGAAGAGCCCCCATAAGAACGCCCAAAACAACCACGTGCCCGCTCCCATCATATCGCCCGTCGAGAATCCGATCAACGCATAGAAAACGGCTGAAATCGAGACGAAGAGTGAGAACCAACCAACCCCCCGCCCATCGAGGTCGAACAAGAATGTCACACCGACGTATAAATACGTGAAGGCGAACAAGTAGATGCTTGCAAACCCAAACATCTCCGCTGAACTCGCTCCAACGACGAGCCACGTCGCGATGAACGTCTGCAATAGACCGGTAAACAGACTGAATACACCCGCACTCTTGACGTCCACTTTCCCGAATAAGACGAGGCTGTTAATGAACAGTGCCACGCCACCAAATAATAAACTAATATTCCCCACACTCATTGCTCCTTCGTACAGATGTCTGACGTCTAATTTTATATACGTCCACTGTAACGTGAATTCGCTTTCAGTGCAAGCGGAGAAATGGACGGTCACGGACTCGACAAACGTTACTCGTTTTCGAGCGTCGCAATAGCTTCATCGATTCGTTCCTGTTCACCTTCTGAGAAAGTTGGAAATTGGGGATCAATCTTCTCTAGGACATCAATCATGACCGTCGAGACGATATAACGGGCGTACCAATTATCATCTGCCGGTAGCACAT
This genomic interval carries:
- a CDS encoding DNA-binding protein, with product MNYYQQIDPIAESGFDRTRFQLPAVEKASTRLSDLTDGTPVQTKALVSTVEVREGKSGAKWLQLNLTTSSGLIRAKQWLHGNEDQLLPIYESGVIELEGKIDVYPKPDGAKSITIDRAKPIARDEAVSLLPGLPGDETMEQYADELFAILSTLSPDYQAIAMSLLDRYWDDFVLAPAALYHHHNYVGGLLKHTVCMLRLGYRIQEQDDHLAMAFRVIKEAEQLHKVDVWNTMNGVKVEQAFRGTFESLYAACEAIAELKEPLRWDELALGILFHDIGKLFEYSHLLSSPKRFEQLFSVNGMSETTGISINPMGSLIGHMPYGGLLFEKSQQAASVTLPLDAHHRIWHMILSHHGKREWGSSVLPVTTEAWMLHLIDLLDARYEKWARVHENL
- the hfq gene encoding RNA chaperone Hfq, with product MKASYNIQDHFLNQLRKEMVPTTVFLVSGFQIRGVIKSFDNFTVIVESEGRQQLIYKHAISTFSPARNVTLFEPEAVEVTEG
- a CDS encoding AmiS/UreI family transporter; this translates as MGNISLLFGGVALFINSLVLFGKVDVKSAGVFSLFTGLLQTFIATWLVVGASSAEMFGFASIYLFAFTYLYVGVTFLFDLDGRGVGWFSLFVSISAVFYALIGFSTGDMMGAGTWLFWAFLWGLFFMGMGLGRQIDGLTARVAFVLAWLTLIIPALFGLANLMTPLYNVMWWAASGTSILYFGLTMWRQRRFLEVTQ
- the miaA gene encoding tRNA (adenosine(37)-N6)-dimethylallyltransferase MiaA; translated protein: MEQTPVIVLVGPTAVGKTKTGIELAKAFNGEIVSGDSVQVYRGMDIGSAKVTVEEAEGIPHHLIDICDPDEAMSVAKFQTLARAAIDDIYARGKLPILVGGTGLYIRSILYDYEFTERPVDNALRESLELEAEANGPEALHARLRSLDPKRAESIHPNNVRRVIRALEVALQGDAQAMDSLPSQHYAYKLFVLHADRDVLYERINLRVNLMLEAGLIEEVERLLAAGYRDTQAMRAIGYKEVVPYIEGLMTREQMTEMLKQHTRKFAKRQLTWFRHQFDGIWVDMGRKSFELSYQNIYDEVEEFFRKFRLFERDID